One Triticum dicoccoides isolate Atlit2015 ecotype Zavitan chromosome 4B, WEW_v2.0, whole genome shotgun sequence genomic window carries:
- the LOC119291431 gene encoding uncharacterized protein LOC119291431: MNFLYRAAQPELPRIPEQQGVLKTLEGLIADDPLRISAAAEDDEAASNGAGEIGGDTAASSPSASSDSKSTAPAGKHSDVSQDEGWITIPNKELPGDWSEVSDMLQLRPLDRPFLFPGEQVHILACLSASQQDTTCISPFRIAAVMSKSGNSPRHPTNKSSSVSENGDANGTAGENSSHGVEDNMESVELNDKASSPSKQDILETESLLRMEDRKQQIETVLQKFKRSNFFVRIAESDEPLWSKKRVAATKTADEQLYSDSQGNNTVSRSTAYNTISDKGVFDGSTSGGVARDTVRCYALQNGDIVVVLQVNVGVSNMVDPVLEVLQFEKCTSSNYMRENLVNGLPNGYEDPCQELLSWLLPLDRTLPPPRSLSPPTLNPSISHKQSFSAPGSQIFSLSHFRSYSMPSSSFALAQLPNLRSPPISENQEFVPEKPAKTPDVINDGQLSFRGVPLEPERYSVRCGLEGVYLPGKRWSRKVEIIQPIEVHSFSAKCTAENLLCVLIKNIAPRHVQDIVVFIDAITVVFEEASRGGSPLSLPIASIEVGHGHSLPNLSLRRGEEHSFILKPAIMSSRDRRINSDVPLTLSLPKLSGAGTNTSTPRVSEPSAGLTDQYAVLISYRCNYTESKLFFKQATSWQPCAASDLMISVSSELSLRNPSPSARVPQLPVQVLTLEATNMTSENLTLTVLAPEASGSSSVVSLNSAPTTPDGSYDNLNEPMRRSGLGKHGTGFRRLNSVVVGSPKESDNGGNRMSTSAGCTHLWLQSAVPLGCVPARSSTTVKLELLPLTDGIITLDTLQITIKEKGLTYIPEHSLEIHASSAISAGRS; the protein is encoded by the exons ATGAATTTCCTCTACCGAGCCGCGCAGCCCGAGCTGCCGCGGATCCCCGAGCAGCAGGGGGTCCTCAAGACCCTGGAGGGCCTCATCGCCGACGATCCGCTCCGCATCTCCGCCGCGGCGGAAGACGACGAAGCTGCCAGCAACGGAGCCGGGGAGATCGGCGGCGACACCGCCGCTTCCTCTCCTTCCGCTTCTTCAGATTCGAAAAGTACAGCTCCGGCCGGGAAGCACAGCGATGTTTCCCAGGACGAAGGGTGGATCACGATTCCCAACA AGGAGCTTCCTGGGGATTGGAGTGAGGTTTCGGACATGCTGCAGCTGCGGCCGTTGGACCGCCCCTTCCTCTTTCCTG GCGAGCAGGTTCATATACTGGCGTGCCTATCAGCCTCTCAGCAAGATACGACCTGCATATCTCCGTTTAGAATTGCTGCCGTGATGTCTAAGAGCGGAAATTCGCCGCGGCACCCCACAAATAAATCTAGCTCTGTCAGTGAGAATGGGGATGCAAATGGAACAGCCGGAGAAAATAGTTCTCACGGTGTTGAGGATAACATGGAGAGTGTTGAACTCAACGACAAAGCATCTTCCCCTTCAAAACAAGATATTCTGGAGACTGAATCCCTCCTTCGGATGGAAGATCGCAAACAGCAAATAGAAACCGTGCTGCAAAAATTCAAAAGATCTAACTTCTTTGTTCGAATTGCGGAGTCAGATGAACCTCTCTGGTCCAAGAAAAGAGTAGCTGCAACTAAGACGGCAGATGAACAATTATATTCGGATAGCCAGGGAAATAACACAGTTTCAAGGAGTACTGCTTACAATACCATTTCTGATAAAGGAGTTTTTGATGGTAGCACATCCGGAGGAGTCGCTCGGGATACTGTAAGGTGCTATGCTCTGCAGAATGGAGACATCGTG GTTGTTTTGCAAGTGAATGTTGGTGTTAGCAATATGGTAGATCCAGTGCTTGAAGTTCTTCAATTTGAGAAGTGTACATCGAGCAATTATATGCGTGAGAATCTTGTAAACGGGCTTCCTAATGGTTATGAGGATCCTTGTCAGGAGCTGCTTAGTTGGTTGCTCCCTTTAGATCGCACACTACCTCCTCCTCGTTCTTTATCACCTCCTACTCTCAATCCCAGTATATCACACAAGCAATCTTTTTCTGCTCCTGGGTCTCAAATATTTTCGTTAAGTCATTTCCGAAGCTATTCAATGCCTTCATCCTCCTTTGCCCTTGCCCAGCTTCCCAACTTAAGATCACCCCCAATATCTGAAAATCAAGAATTTGTGCCTGAAAAGCCTGCAAAAACACCTGATGTTATAAATGATGGGCAGCTTTCCTTTAGAGGAGTTCCTTTGGAGCCTGAACGGTATTCTGTACGCTGTGGTCTAGAAGGTGTATATCTACCAGGGAAAAGATGGTCAAGAAAAGTTGAAATAATTCAACCAATCGAAGTTCATTCTTTTTCTGCCAAATGTACTGCAGAAAATCTTCTTTGTGTCTTAATAAAG AACATTGCTCCACGGCATGTGCAAGACATAGTTGTATTCATAGATGCAATTACTGTTGTCTTTGAGGAGGCATCCAGAGGAGGCTCTCCTTTATCTCTACCAATTGCCAGTATTGAGGTCGGACATGGTCACAGTTTACCAAATCTGTCACTCAG GCGGGGTGAAGAGCACTCGTTTATTTTGAAGCCAGCAATTATGTCCTCCAGGGATCGGAGGATCAACAGCGATGTACCTCTGACTTTGTCACTCCCAAAGTTGAGTGGAGCTGGCACAAATACTTCCACGCCTAGGGTTAGCGAGCCCAGCGCTGGTCTTACTGATCAGTATGCTGTACTTATATCATATCGCTGCAATTATACAG AATCAAAACTTTTCTTCAAGCAAGCCACAAGCTGGCAACCCTGTGCAGCTAGTGATCTTATGATCTCTGTGTCTTCTGAACTGTCATTACGAAATCCTAGCCCGAGTGCTCGAGTTCCTCAACTCCCCGTGCAG GTCTTAACCCTTGAAGCTACTAATATGACTTCAGAAAACCTCACATTAACTGTTCTTGCTCCAGAAGCATCTGGTTCTTCTTCAGTTGTATCATTGAACTCAGCTCCAACCACACCTGATGGTTCTTATGATAATCTTAATGAGCCTATGAGAAGGTCTGGCTTGGGAAAACATGGAACTGGTTTTCGGAGACTGAATTCTGTTGTTGTCGGATCTCCAAAAGAAAGTGACAATGGAGGAAATAGAATGAGCACTTCAGCAGGCTGTACTCATTTGTGGTTGCAGAGTGCAGTTCCCCTAGG GTGTGTTCCTGCACGGTCAAGCACCACTGTCAAGCTCGAGCTACTCCCGTTAACAGATGGGATCATTA